One Panicum virgatum strain AP13 chromosome 9K, P.virgatum_v5, whole genome shotgun sequence genomic region harbors:
- the LOC120651150 gene encoding protein TIFY 11d-like has product MAAAGSSRFAAACGLLRQYMMREQPQQQLGGLDGALRPPPPLAAAAEAEETDGRTMQLFPTRAGTSQPPSQQQPVMREKAPLTIVYDGRVLVFEDFPADKAEELMQLAGSGTSAAPQNKEAPAAVQQEKPAAANQSAAALPDLPIARNESLQRFLQKRKHRINATKPYSKVTASPVPEKDIAGSGEPARDEPAAASWLRL; this is encoded by the exons ATGGCGgccgccggcagcagcaggTTCGCCGCCGCATGCGGGCTCCTGCGGCAGTACATGATGAgggagcagccgcagcagcagcttggGGGCCTCGACGGCGcgttgcggccgccgccgccactggcggcggcggcggaggccgaggaGACGGACGGCAGGACCATGCAGCTCTTCCCCACGCGCGCCGGCACGTCGCAGCCGCCGTCCCAACAGCA ACCGGTGATGCGGGAAAAGGCGCCGCTGACCATCGTCTACGACGGCCGGGTGCTCGTGTTCGAGGACTTCCCGGCCGACAAGGCCGAGGAGCTGATGCAGCTGGCCGGCTCGGGCACCTCGGCTGCGCCGCAGAATAAAGAAGCGCCGGCGGCTGTGCAGCAGGAGAAGCCAGCAGCCGCCAaccagtcggcggcggcgctacctGACCTGCCCATCGCGAGGAACGAATCGCTCCAGAGGTTCCTCCAGAAGAGGAAGCACAG GATCAACGCCACCAAGCCTTACAGCAAGGTGACGGCGTCCCCGGTGCCGGAGAAGGACAttgccggcagcggcgagccTGCCAGAGATGAGCCTGCTGCCGCCTCATGGCTCCGGCTCTGA
- the LOC120651151 gene encoding protein TIFY 11e-like, which translates to MADCGGRRRFAVACGVLSRCVKDEAAARNNAAAAAAQAAAACTMLLMPGADVAPAAGEEEATTEAAPAGQGQLKISYGGRVLVFDDVPADRAAELARAAAWRDWPADAPVARKASLQRFMQKRRDRLHARAPYARQEAPCALRGKHQGDAGHWLGLGIPGAAAGGGCAR; encoded by the coding sequence ATGGCGGattgcggcggccgccggcggttcGCGGTGGCGTGCGGCGTGCTCAGCCGTTGCGTCAAGGACGAGGCCGCGGCCAGGaacaacgcggcggcggcggcggcgcaggccgcggcggcgtgcacgATGCTCCTGATGCCGGGGGCCGACGtggcgcccgccgccggggaAGAAGAGGCGACGaccgaggcggcgccggcggggcagGGGCAGCTCAAGATCAGCTACGGCGGGCGCGTGCTGGTGTTCGACGACGTCCCGGCGGACAGGGCGGCCGAgctggcgcgcgccgccgcgtggcGGGACTGGCCGGCCGACGCCCCGGTGGCGAGGAAGGCGTCGCTGCAGCGGTTCATGCAGAAGAGGCGGGACAGGCTCCACGCCCGGGCGCCGTATGCCAGGCAGGAGGCGCCGTGTGCCCTGAGGGGGAAGCACCAAGGAGACGCCGGGCACTGGCTCGGGCTGGGCATCcctggagccgccgccggcggaggatGCGCGCGCTGA
- the LOC120647931 gene encoding BTB/POZ and MATH domain-containing protein 2-like: MVAEAAKKKMPQKTASTHRSAFLRGVHEFDIVGYSVRTALGVSNSVRSGAFEAGGHTWALVCCFEPRKLESICLELLSTCIPSRDVVAMASLRIDDPTGAGRWPAAVWRCHEAHTFPASSSASSSSNRTWKLSLPDAFNEARHVHDDRLTVHCTVDALEEHDGAPAKTRRCFVSAPPPPSISQDLHRLLETEDSRWPPDVFVVEGAEIQAHKLVLSVC, encoded by the coding sequence ATGGTGGCCGAGGCGGCCAAGAAGAAGATGCCGCAGAAGACGGCGTCGACGCACCGGTCGGCGTTCCTCAGGGGCGTGCACGAGTTCGACATCGTCGGCTACAGCGTGCGCACGGCGCTCGGCGTCAGCAACTCGGTCCGGTCCGGCGCCTTCGAGGCTGGTGGCCACACCTGGGCTCTCGTCTGCTGCTTCGAACCACGAAAGCTCGAGTCCATCTGCCTCGAGCTGCTGAGCACCTGCATCCCCAGCAGGGACGTCGTCGCCATGGCCAGCCTGAGGATCGACGACCCGACCGGGgctgggcggtggccggcggcagtCTGGCGATGCCACGAGGCTCACACGTTCCCAGCGTCGTCTTCTGCTTCGAGCAGTTCCAACAGGACCTGGAAGCTGTCGTTGCCCGACGCTTTCAATGAGGCGCGCCACGTGCACGACGACCGGCTCACCGTCCACTGCACGGTCGATGCCCTCGAGGAGCACGACGGCGCGCCGGCTAAGACCAGGAGGTGCTTcgtctccgcgccgccgccgccgagcatcTCCCAGGATCTCCACAGGCTCCTGGAGACGGAGGACTCGAGGTGGCCGCCGGACGTGTTCGTCGTCGAGGGGGCCGAGATCCAGGCGCACAAGCTCGTGCTCTCTGTCTGTTAG